One Cardiocondyla obscurior isolate alpha-2009 linkage group LG02, Cobs3.1, whole genome shotgun sequence genomic window, agaaaattatatagtgCAATATAGACGTaaaatctaaaagaaaatacatactTCCATAGACTGCGCCTTGACGACGGCGATACCAGGGACAACAGTTGCAGCACAGGCAGCAGACGCAGCAAATTATTAGTCCCACAACTAGAGCCGATACGGCTAGCACAGGAATGATGATATTCATCCTGTAAAGTAATAGCGTACGtaaatatacacatatactatatattttctCTTATAAATAGCtttgtcaaataattttcttttttaccatGTCACTCTACactttttatatcaattaacatcagttacatataaaattgtgcgttctttaaaatttacgtattaaatattatttgatttgagGGCGTTATCATTTACAAGTAACTATAACATTGCATTACCAAGTCTTTGCAAATTCGTCGCTGGAACAGCAGTAGGATCTATCCATTTCCGCATCGTAGCAACAAAAGGACTTCTCGGACGAGTCAAATGGTCCCGGACACTTGGAGCCTATCAGCTTGTCCATGAAATTCTTCTCTCCGAAAGAACATTCCAttcctaaaaatt contains:
- the LOC139113396 gene encoding protein shisa-5 isoform X1, which codes for MSRLVVALLLIYLHAESIYGMECSFGEKNFMDKLIGSKCPGPFDSSEKSFCCYDAEMDRSYCCSSDEFAKTWMNIIIPVLAVSALVVGLIICCVCCLCCNCCPWYRRRQGAVYGTFVTEVQTPIVQVIQPPPSLPPSYSGQPPVQNDYLPYPIDSTGIPQPPPYNEAYAKQSPYNPAYPPPQ
- the LOC139113396 gene encoding protein shisa-5 isoform X3 encodes the protein MSRLVVALLLIYLHAESIYGMECSFGEKNFMDKLIGSKCPGPFDSSEKSFCCYDAEMDRSYCCSSDEFAKTWMNIIIPVLAVSALVVGLIICCVCCLCCNCCPWYRRRQGAVYGIQTPIVQVIQPPPSLPPSYSGQPPVQNDYLPYPIDSTGIPQPPPYNEAYAKQSPYNPAYPPPQ
- the LOC139113396 gene encoding protein shisa-5 isoform X2 encodes the protein MSRLVVALLLIYLHAESIYGMECSFGEKNFMDKLIGSKCPGPFDSSEKSFCCYDAEMDRSYCCSSDEFAKTWMNIIIPVLAVSALVVGLIICCVCCLCCNCCPWYRRRQGAVYGKVQTPIVQVIQPPPSLPPSYSGQPPVQNDYLPYPIDSTGIPQPPPYNEAYAKQSPYNPAYPPPQ